The nucleotide window TTGTAGGGAGCTTAAAGAGATGATGGTAGCAAAAGAGAGTTTTAATAAAGTGCTATTCCCCCCCCCATATGCTTACAAGTAAATGTTGTCATTGGGAAATCCTTTGAAGTAATATTTTAATCATCTGTAATTAGTATTACAAATAATTAGTTAATAAATAACTTATGTTAATACTATGTTTATAAATTTAAGCTTAAAAATAAACAATAATAAAATATTAGTATAATAATAAGGTATTATGAACGTTTGAATGTGTTGGGATATCGGGAGTTTGAATAAAAAATAATGTTATAAATTTTTAAAAGAATTTTTTACTAAAAGTATACTTAACAAACTAGCAATCACTATAAAAATAATATAAATATAAAAATACTTCTCATACATAAAATTAACAACAAAGGGTGTTAAAAAACCTAAAATCGCATAAGAGATATTATAAGCAAAAGAAAGACCACTTGATCTTAACTCTGTAGTAAAAATTTGAGTCATAAAAATAGGTGCAAAAGCTATAATGCCTTGCGCAAAACAAGCAAGCAAGTAAAATGATAAAAACCACTCATTATAAAAGCTAAAACTTACACCAAAAACTCCAAAAACCAAAGTAAAAATCAAACAAATTCTAAAATGTCCTAAAAAATCAGCCAAATACCCTTGTACTAAACTTCCTACTATGATCATCACTATGGCCAAATTTTGATATAACAAAGCAGTAGTTTTACTAACTCCTAATAGGCTTTCAAAATATTGCGGTAGTATCATTAAAGTAGCTACCCCACTTGTTAAAACCACAGTAAGTAAAGCGCATATTAACATGCTTTTTTTATGTGTTTTTAAAGCTTGTAAAAGTGGAAAATTTAAAATTTTTTCTTTCTCTTTTATGTTTTTAAAAGCTGGCGTTTCATTAAGCTTTGTGCGCAAAAATAAAGCTAATATGCCAAAAAATCCTCCTATAAAAAAAGGAATTCTCCAAGCAAAGCTTTCTACTTCTTCTTTATCAAAATACGCATATATACTTAAAGTCGCTAAATTTCCAAGTAATAAACCTAAAGTTAAAGTCGCTGAAATAAAACCAAGTGCCAAGCCAAGTCTTTTTTTACTCACAAATTCACTCACAAAAACCCAAGCACCACTCACTTCAGCTCCTATGGCTAGTCCTTGAGCTATCCGTATGATAAAAAGCATAAAAGTAGCTAAAAGTCCTATGCTTTCATAAGTAGGTAAAAAGGCCAAAACAAAACTTGGCACGACCATTAAAAGCATACTGACATAAAAAACATTCTTACGCCCTTTAATATCTGCAAAATGTGCTAAAACAACAGCACCAAAAGGTCTAGCTAAATACCCTGCTCCAAAGGCTACATAGGTATAGATTAATGGCCAAAAATCATCATTTTGAGGAAAGAAAATTTTTGCAAAAACACTTGCAAAGAAGATAAATAAAACAAAATCATAAAATTCTAAAATACCACCTAAAGAAGCATAGATGGTATTTTTAAAAGCTTTTTGCATTATTAAATTTTGCCACCTTCGATTACTACATCATCAGCTTTTATATCATCGCTAAAAAATGGCTTTAAGGTTTCATCATAAGCTTTGTGAAAAAACTGCTCATTTTGTAATTTTATAGTCAAATCATTGATAAATTTCAACATAGCTTCATCGCCTTTTTTTACAGCAGGAGCTATGACATCATGATTTCCAAGTTCTTTAATCACTACTTCAAAATTTGGATTTTCTTTAGCCCAAGCAAAAAGTAAAGCATTATCATGGCTTAGCGCATCGCCTCTTTTACCGATTAAAGCTGCAAAAGTTTCTGTGTTTTGATCAAATTTAATCGTTTTAATTTCTGGCATATTTTTTGTAAAATACGCATCAGCTGTTGTGCCTTTATTTAAAATCAAAGTTTTGTTTTTTAAATCATCTATAGTTTTAATATCCGATCCCTTAGGAGCCACTACCCCAAGAGCAACTTTCATATAAGGCAATGCAAAATCCACCACAGCTTCTCTTTCTGGAGTTTTAGTGAAATTTGCTAAAATCACATCAACCTTATTAGACTCTAAAAACTCCACCCTATTTGCTGCTTCGACTAAAACAAATTGCACTTTAGACTCATCACCCAAAAGTTCTTTTGCTATACGTTTAGCAAAATATACATCATAGCCTTGATTTTTTCCTTGTGCATCTAGGTAGCCAAATGGAGGTTTATCACCAAACACACCTATGCGGATAACACCTTGTTGTTTGATTTTCTCTATAGAGTTTTCATTAGAATTTGAATTTGAGCAGGCGCTAAAAAAAAGTGCCATTAAAAACGATAAAAGAAAAATCTTTTTCATATTTTTTCCTTAATGATTGAAATTTAAATTTTTAAACCTTATATTAATTTTTTAAACAAATCTTTTCTAAAATAAAATTAACGATGAAAATCAAACAAATTGAGAAATTTCTTCGCACGATCAGTTTTTGGATTTTCAAAAAATTCATCAGGCTTTGAAATTTCTACTATTTTTCCATCATCCATAAAAACTATTTTATCAGCAACTGCTCTAGCAAAACCCATTTCATGTGTAACTATAAGCATAGTCATACCATCTTTTGCTAAATTTAAAATCACATCTAAAACTTCACGCACGATTTCAGGATCAAGTGCTGCTGTCACTTCATCAAAAAGCATGATTTCAGGATTCATACAAAGGCTTCTAACTATGGCTATGCGTTGTTTTTGTCCACCACTTAATTCTTTAGGATAGGCTTTTAATTTATGCAAAAGCCCTACTCTATCAAGCCAGTATTTTGCTTCTTCTAAAACCTCTTCTTTTTTTCTTTTTTGTACCTTTAAAGGTCCTAAAAGTATATTTTGCTCCACATTTAAATGATCAAAAAGCTCATAAGATTGAAACACCATGCCTATTTTTTGGCGAATTTGAGTCCATTTTTTATAATTTTTATCAATTTTTTCATCATCTACAAAAATAGCTCCACCAGCCATTTCTTCTAAACCATTAATACATCTTAAAAGTGTAGATTTCCCACAACCACTTGGACCTAGTATAACCACTACTTCTTTTTGATTTACTTCTAAATTTATATCTTTTAAAACATGATGATCATCATAGTATTTTTGTAAATTTTGTATTTTTAAAATGCTCATATTAGCTCCATTTTTTCTCTAAAAACTTTGAATATACCGACAAAGGATAGCAAAGTATAAAATAAATCAATAAAATCAAACCATAAATCACAAAAGCCGCGTAAGAATTTTGAAATAAATTTAGCTCAATCACTTGTTGGCCTACTTTAATAAGCTCTATGCCACCGATTAGATAAATCACTGAAGTACTTTTAATAATTCTTGTAAAAAGATTAATACTCATTGGTAATAATCTTCTTAAAGATAAAGGTATAATGATAAAAAGATAAACTTCAAATTTATTAAAACCTAGTGAAAGCCCTGATTCATACTGGTGTTTTGGTATGCTTGCTAAAGATGATCTAACCAAATCCATCATCTCAAACACGCCCCAAATACTAAAAACAATAATACTTGAACCCAAAGCACTCAAATGCCATCCAAACCATTTCGCCAAGCCAAAATGCACTATAAAAAGCCAAACAATCAAAGGCATAATACGCACAAACTCAAGCATAAAACGACAAAAAGCATAAAGGAATTTATTTTTAGAATGCATTAAAATTCCAAAAAATACTCCTCCAATAAGTGAAATCAAAACACTAATCAATGAAAGCTCTAAAGTAACCTTTAAGCCTTGTGCTAGTCTAAAAAAGGTATCTTGATTTAAAATTTCAAACATAATTTAACCTTTTTTCTATACGGTTTAACACTAAAGATAAAGGTAAAATCAAGATCAAATAACAAAGCACCAAAGCAAATAATGCTTCATTACTTTTATAATAAAGTCCTATAAGATCTTTAGCCACATATACTAAATCTGCTAAAGCAATAATGCTTACTACAGAAGTTTCTTTGAGTAAAAAAATGATATTTGCACTAATACTTGGCATAGCTATACCCAAAGCTTGAGGCATGATAATATAACGGAAATTTTGCCATTTACTCAAACCCAAAGAAAGTCCTGATTCATATTGTTGTTTTTTCACTGCTTCCATACCTGCTCTTAAGCTCTCAGCCATATAAGAACCACCTAAAAAACTAAGTCCTATCACAGCACAAGCAAAAGAACTAAGGTGTATCCCAAACTCAGGCAAGGCATAATATAAAAAGAAAAGTTGGATTAATAAAGGTGTGTTTCTTGAAAATTCTATATAAATTTTACAGATTGTATTTAAAAAAGAAAATTTAAAATAACTCACTCCCACACAAAATAAACCTACTAAAAATGAAAAAAACACCCCATAAATAGCAAGTTTTAATGTAAGCCAAGAAGCTTGTATAAACATAGGGCTAAACTTGATTAAAAAATCAAAATCCATAAAACCTTCCATACTTTAAATACAATATTGTAACAAATAAGACTTAAAAAGACTTAATTAAATTTTGCATTTTTTCTTTATTTAAAATTGCTATTTTACCTTTATTTGTGCAAATAAGCTCATTTTGTTTTAATTCTTTTAAAAAACGCGATAAAGATTCTGGGGGTAAATTTAAAATCACAGCAATTTCTTTTTGCTTTAAATTTTGTAATTTTTCTTCATTTTCTAGTAAAAAGCTGACTAATCTTGACTTTAAATCCAAAGATTTTTGTCTGATAAAATTTTCTAAAATTCGAATTTTACCGATTAAAGAAGTCAAAAGTAAAAAGCTAAATTCTCCATTTTCTAAGCATAATTTTTTAAATTCATCAAAATCAAAAACACAAATTTCACAATCTTGCTCACAAATAGCATTAGCTGGGTAATTAATACCCTCAAACACAGGCATTTCAGCTATAAAATTTACTGGAGTTAGAGTATGTAGCGTTAGCTCAAAACCTTTTGCATTCACCTTGTATATACGCACTTTTCCACTTAGTAAAATGTAAATTTTATTTGCTTTTTCACCTTGAAAAAATAAAATATTCCCTTTGCTAAAATGTTTTTTCTTGCCTTTAGAAATTAAAATTTCAAAGTGTTTATCCATTTTCTTTTTCCATATTTTTGATACTTTCTTTTGCTTTTAAAACTAACTCTTCATCATCTGCAAAATCAAAAAATTTAAAGTGATTGCCATGTTGCACTCTACCATCTAGTAAATCTCCACTTAACCTGTTTTTTAAATCAAGCTCGGCTATTTTAAATCCATCTAAAGTTTTAGCAAATTCAAGCAAACGACTTGGAATTTCTTTTTGCTTAGTATATAAATAACAAAAGCTCTCAAGCCCCACTCTACCTACCCTACCTCGAAGCTGATGTAAGGTAGCAAGCCCAAGTCTTTCAGCCCCAACAACTACAATCACACTTAGTCTTGGTAAAGAAATCCCCACTTCAACCACAGTTGTAGAAAGCAAAATCGTGCCTTTTTCTCTAAATTCTTGTAAAATTTGATCTTTATTTTTATCTTTTCCATGGGTTACATAAACATTTTTGTATTTATTTATCCAGTATCCTTGTGCTTGCTCTAATGATAAATAATCTATATTTTCACTTTCATTTACCAAAGGATAAATGATGATTACTTGGTGATTTTTAACTAGCTCATCATCGATTTTTTTAAGCAAATATTTAAAATCTTTATCTTGTATGCAAAAAGTTTTAATATCTTTTTTAAAAGGCATTTGTTTAATAAAACTAAAATTTACAAGCTCACTTTGTATCATAGAAAGTGTTCTTGGTATAGGTGTGGCAGAAAATTGCACGATATGTGGAGCATATTGAGAGTTTTTGCTAAGCTCGCTTATTTTTTGTCTTTGATTAGAACCAAAGCGGTGTTGCTCATCTATCATCACTAAAACTGCTTCAAATTCTTCTTGATGAATGAGTGCATGTGTACCTATGATAAAATGAGCTTGTTCTTTTAATTTTGCTAAATCTTTATCTTTTTTACCACCTTTTAAAAGCAATACATTAACAAAATCAGGCAAAAGTCTTTTTGCTTCATGATAAATTTGCTCTGCTAATATACTAGTTGGAGCCATTAAAATAGCCTTTTTAGGATATACTAGCAAACTTGCAGCAAGTATAACCAAAGTCTTACCACAACCCACATCACCCATCACCACACGCCTTTTAGCAACTTTATTTTGTAAGTCTTTTTTAATATCTTCTATCGCTAAAAGCTGATCATTTGTAGGATTAAATTCTAAACCCTTAAGCCAAGAGCTTATATCAAAAAGTTCTATTTCATAAGCATTTTGTGATATTTTTTTACCCTTTAAACGCCTTAAATGATTAAAAATTTCTATATATTTTAAGTCTTTAACTATGACGTTAAAATTTTCATAAAGAGTTAAATCATCATAATTGTGTAAATTTAAAAGTAAATTAATGTATTTTTGTTCTAAATTTAGTGCTTTTAAATTAGCTTCATTGACATATTTTAAGATAAGTTTTTTTATACTTTCATCTTTAATAGAGCTAATTTGATATTTAGGAACTATTTGACCTATATTTTTTACTATTTTTGGGTTTATAAACTGCCAAATTCCATTAAAAAAATTCATCTTTGCATGGATACAAACCAAAGCACTATGCTTAAAAATTTTAAAATGCCATTTATTGGGATGAAAGATTACTATATTTGCTTTTATACCCCATTCTAAACATTCACAAAGTATAAAAAGCTGGGAGTGATGATTTTGCGTGCTGATAATTTTTACATTTTGGGTGCAAAATGTATTTTTTGGAAACTTTGAAATTCTAAAATCATCAAATTTTTTAGGTAAAATCAAAGCCAAATCGATACAATTTTTAACCCCTAAAGTATGAAGTAGTTTTAAATCCTTTTCTTCAACTTTCATTTTCTATACTTGCAAAACTCACTTTGGTAATTTCACTATGTGCTTTGATAAAGTCATTTAGCTCATTTAAAGTAGTGTTTTTAATCTTTTGCATTTCTTCTTTTAAATTTCCAAGTTTTAAACCATGCAAATATTCATTTAACATTATATCTAGTCTTTTAGCCAAGCTTTCATATCTTAAAGGCATAGAACCTACTAAAAATTGCTTAGCTAGTTGAAATTCTTTTTCATTGACTCCATTTTGGACAAAATTTTCAAAAACTTCCTTAACTAAAGTTTTAGCCTCATTAGAACTTTCATTTTTAGTTTGCAAATACCCAAAAACTCTACTATAATTTAAATTTACATCAAGCATAGCATATGCTGAATACGCCAAGCCTCTTTTTACACGCACTTCCTCCATCAAACGCGAACCAAAACCACCTTGACCCAAGATAAATAAAGCAAGTTTAGCTAAATACATTTTCTCATCATTAATTTGTATATTAAATGGAGAGCAAAAGTATATATAAGCTTGCTCAGTGCTTTTTTGCTCACTTACTTCTATACTCTCATCAACGAGCTTATAGCTTTTGTTTTGATTTGGGACATTTCTTTTTAGAATTTGGCAAATTTTTTCTACTTTAATCTTTGCTTCATCTTCTTTAATATCTCCACCAAAAACAAATAAAGCATTATCAAGTACTAAATTTTCACTCATAAAATCTTGTAATTCTTTTAAACTAATCTTTTCTATGCTTTCTTTAGTCCCATCAAGACCACTAGCAAAAATTTCATCTTTGAAAACATTCTTATTCAAAAGTCTTTTTGCTTGATAATCATAATCAGTATTTAAACTTGCAAGCTCACCCAAGGCTAAAGTTTTTAATCTTTGTAAGATTTTTTCATCAAAACGCACATTTAAAAACAATTCTTGTAATTTTTCTAAAGCAAAATCAAAATGTTCTTTCAAGCATTTAATACTAATTTGAAAATGCTCAAAACTAGCCTTAGCATAAAGCTCTATAGCACGGTATTCTAAGCTTTTAAAAAACTCATCATTACTTCCTTCATTTAAAAGCCTAGCAAACATACTTGCACAACCTCTATTGTGTTTTTCTGCTATTTTTCCACTATTTTTAAAAATGAGTTTAAAAAATACTACAGGAAGCTCATTTTCATACTCATATATTATGTCTATTTTAGTATTATTAAAGTCTAAATTTAGCATTAAAACCTTTCTAAAATATTATAAGCTGTATCGCGTTTAGCAGGTAATTCTCCTATATCTTTGATAAGTTCTATCATTTGTTCTTGATTCATTCTATATTTTGCACCCGCTGCAGCTACGACATTTTCTTCCATCATAGTTGAACCTAAGTCATTTGCGCCAAATTTTAAAGCAAGTTGGCCTATTAAAGAGCCTTGCGTTACCCATGAACTTTGCAAATTTTTAAAATTATCCAAATATAATCTTGCCAAAGCTAGCAATCTTAAATACCTATTAGAGCTTTGCTTGATGATTTCAGGATGTTTTTTAATCAAAGGAGTATTTTCGCTTTGAAATGACCATAAAATAAAAGCTCTAAAACCATTTGTTTTATCTTGTAAATTTCTTAAATGATCAAAATGTTCAATGATTTCCTCATCATTTTCAACCGTACCAAACATCATTGTAGCAGTACTTTTCATACCTATATTATGCGCACTCTCATGCACTCTAAGCCAGGTGGCTGTGTCACATTTGTGTGGTGCGATGATATCTCTTACCCTATCGCTTAATACTTCAGCACCCGCTCCAGGTATAGAAAAAAGTCCTTTAGCTTGTAATCTTTTTAAAACCTCTTCTATAGAAATTTTAGAAACTCTTGCTATATAAGCTATCTCTACTGCTGAAAAACCATGCACAGTGATGGTTGGATAATTAGTTTTTATATAAGAAAGCAAGTCTTCATACCATTCTATTTTAAGTTTTGGATGCACCCCGCCTTGAAATAAAATTTGCGTTCCACCTATGGCTTGTAATTCTTCTATTTTTTGCCCTATTTCTTCATATTTTAAAATATAAGAATCATCATCTTTTTCTTTTCTACAAAAAGCACAAAAATCACAATCAATACAGCAAATATTTGTATAATTTATATTTCTATCCACCACAAAAGTAGTTATTTTTTCAGGGTGAAGCTCTAATTTTTTCTCATATGCCATTGCGCCTAATTCGTATAAAGGTGCATTTTGGAGTAAATTTAATGCTTCTTTTTTACTTAATCTATTCATTATTAACCTTTTTTATAAAAAAGAATTATTATAGCATTTAAATGTAAAATAATCTTAAAAACGATATAATCAAGCCCTTTAATTTCATATATTCATAGGATACTCATGACTTATAGGTCTTTACTTAAAAATAATAAAACTTTTCGCCTTTTAGCAATGGTACAATTTATAAGTTATTTTGGTGCATGGTTTTCCCAAGTAGGTGTTTTTACCCTCTTAACCAAAGAGCTACAAGCACCTGCAAATATCATAGGCTTTTCAGCTATTTTTGTTTTTTTACCTTCTATTATACTTGCACCTATAAACGGAGTTATAGTAGATAGATTTAAACCTAAGAATTTATTACTAACAATGATTAGCATTGAGATGATTTCTATTTTTATGCTAATTTTTGTAAATTCTTTAGCTATGCTTTGGTTTTTATACTTTTTAACCTTTGTGCGTATGGCGGTTGCAAGCATGTATTTTCAAACAGAAATGTCAGTTTTACCTAAAATTTTAACCCCGCAAGAATTAAAACTAGGCAATGAGCTTCATAGTATTATATGGGCTGTATCATATGCTTTGGGTATGGGCGCAGCAGGACTTTTTATAGATCTTTTTGGAGTAAAACCAGCTTTCATAGCTGATACTTTAATGCTGTTTTGCGCTATGCTTATACTTAAAACTTTAATCTTACCTGATGAAAAAAATACCACACAAAACAATCTTTTTATATTAATCAAAGAAGGTTTAGTTTATGTATTTAACAATAAAAAAATCATTCATTTGATTTTACTTCATGGAGTTGTAGGGATAACCGCTTATGATGTTTTAATTACTCTTTTAGCTGAATATGAATACGCAAAAGTTATTTCCATACCTCTAGCCATAGGGCTTTCTAATGCTATAAGAGCCATATCTTTACTCATAGGACCTTATGTGCTTAGTCCTTATATTAATAAAAACACTTTAGTATATTTATACTTAGCGCAAGGTATAGGTATAATGCTTTGGGCTTGCTTGCAATTTAACTTTTATCTTGCCTTTATAGGCTTAGTAATGGCAGGTTTTTGTACTTCATCTTTATGGAGCTATACTTACACACTTTTGCAAAATGATTGTGATAAAAGATATTATGGTAGAGTGATTGCCTATAATGATATGGTGTATTTAACTTTTAGTGCAATTATTGCTTTTTCAACAGGATATTTATTTGAATTTTATGGAGTAAAATTAAGCCATTTTACTTTTGGCTTAGGAGTATGTTTTATCTTTGCGGCGATTTATTGGTGGTGGTTTAATAAAAAATATAATTAAT belongs to Campylobacter sp. CNRCH_2014_0184h and includes:
- a CDS encoding amino acid ABC transporter permease, with protein sequence MFEILNQDTFFRLAQGLKVTLELSLISVLISLIGGVFFGILMHSKNKFLYAFCRFMLEFVRIMPLIVWLFIVHFGLAKWFGWHLSALGSSIIVFSIWGVFEMMDLVRSSLASIPKHQYESGLSLGFNKFEVYLFIIIPLSLRRLLPMSINLFTRIIKSTSVIYLIGGIELIKVGQQVIELNLFQNSYAAFVIYGLILLIYFILCYPLSVYSKFLEKKWS
- a CDS encoding amino acid ABC transporter permease; translation: MDFDFLIKFSPMFIQASWLTLKLAIYGVFFSFLVGLFCVGVSYFKFSFLNTICKIYIEFSRNTPLLIQLFFLYYALPEFGIHLSSFACAVIGLSFLGGSYMAESLRAGMEAVKKQQYESGLSLGLSKWQNFRYIIMPQALGIAMPSISANIIFLLKETSVVSIIALADLVYVAKDLIGLYYKSNEALFALVLCYLILILPLSLVLNRIEKRLNYV
- a CDS encoding cysteine ABC transporter substrate-binding protein; translated protein: MALFFSACSNSNSNENSIEKIKQQGVIRIGVFGDKPPFGYLDAQGKNQGYDVYFAKRIAKELLGDESKVQFVLVEAANRVEFLESNKVDVILANFTKTPEREAVVDFALPYMKVALGVVAPKGSDIKTIDDLKNKTLILNKGTTADAYFTKNMPEIKTIKFDQNTETFAALIGKRGDALSHDNALLFAWAKENPNFEVVIKELGNHDVIAPAVKKGDEAMLKFINDLTIKLQNEQFFHKAYDETLKPFFSDDIKADDVVIEGGKI
- a CDS encoding Crp/Fnr family transcriptional regulator; this translates as MDKHFEILISKGKKKHFSKGNILFFQGEKANKIYILLSGKVRIYKVNAKGFELTLHTLTPVNFIAEMPVFEGINYPANAICEQDCEICVFDFDEFKKLCLENGEFSFLLLTSLIGKIRILENFIRQKSLDLKSRLVSFLLENEEKLQNLKQKEIAVILNLPPESLSRFLKELKQNELICTNKGKIAILNKEKMQNLIKSF
- a CDS encoding amino acid ABC transporter ATP-binding protein, whose protein sequence is MSILKIQNLQKYYDDHHVLKDINLEVNQKEVVVILGPSGCGKSTLLRCINGLEEMAGGAIFVDDEKIDKNYKKWTQIRQKIGMVFQSYELFDHLNVEQNILLGPLKVQKRKKEEVLEEAKYWLDRVGLLHKLKAYPKELSGGQKQRIAIVRSLCMNPEIMLFDEVTAALDPEIVREVLDVILNLAKDGMTMLIVTHEMGFARAVADKIVFMDDGKIVEISKPDEFFENPKTDRAKKFLNLFDFHR
- a CDS encoding dehypoxanthine futalosine cyclase → MNRLSKKEALNLLQNAPLYELGAMAYEKKLELHPEKITTFVVDRNINYTNICCIDCDFCAFCRKEKDDDSYILKYEEIGQKIEELQAIGGTQILFQGGVHPKLKIEWYEDLLSYIKTNYPTITVHGFSAVEIAYIARVSKISIEEVLKRLQAKGLFSIPGAGAEVLSDRVRDIIAPHKCDTATWLRVHESAHNIGMKSTATMMFGTVENDEEIIEHFDHLRNLQDKTNGFRAFILWSFQSENTPLIKKHPEIIKQSSNRYLRLLALARLYLDNFKNLQSSWVTQGSLIGQLALKFGANDLGSTMMEENVVAAAGAKYRMNQEQMIELIKDIGELPAKRDTAYNILERF
- a CDS encoding MFS transporter, with the protein product MQKAFKNTIYASLGGILEFYDFVLFIFFASVFAKIFFPQNDDFWPLIYTYVAFGAGYLARPFGAVVLAHFADIKGRKNVFYVSMLLMVVPSFVLAFLPTYESIGLLATFMLFIIRIAQGLAIGAEVSGAWVFVSEFVSKKRLGLALGFISATLTLGLLLGNLATLSIYAYFDKEEVESFAWRIPFFIGGFFGILALFLRTKLNETPAFKNIKEKEKILNFPLLQALKTHKKSMLICALLTVVLTSGVATLMILPQYFESLLGVSKTTALLYQNLAIVMIIVGSLVQGYLADFLGHFRICLIFTLVFGVFGVSFSFYNEWFLSFYLLACFAQGIIAFAPIFMTQIFTTELRSSGLSFAYNISYAILGFLTPFVVNFMYEKYFYIYIIFIVIASLLSILLVKNSFKNL
- a CDS encoding MFS transporter yields the protein MTYRSLLKNNKTFRLLAMVQFISYFGAWFSQVGVFTLLTKELQAPANIIGFSAIFVFLPSIILAPINGVIVDRFKPKNLLLTMISIEMISIFMLIFVNSLAMLWFLYFLTFVRMAVASMYFQTEMSVLPKILTPQELKLGNELHSIIWAVSYALGMGAAGLFIDLFGVKPAFIADTLMLFCAMLILKTLILPDEKNTTQNNLFILIKEGLVYVFNNKKIIHLILLHGVVGITAYDVLITLLAEYEYAKVISIPLAIGLSNAIRAISLLIGPYVLSPYINKNTLVYLYLAQGIGIMLWACLQFNFYLAFIGLVMAGFCTSSLWSYTYTLLQNDCDKRYYGRVIAYNDMVYLTFSAIIAFSTGYLFEFYGVKLSHFTFGLGVCFIFAAIYWWWFNKKYN
- the recG gene encoding ATP-dependent DNA helicase RecG, producing the protein MKVEEKDLKLLHTLGVKNCIDLALILPKKFDDFRISKFPKNTFCTQNVKIISTQNHHSQLFILCECLEWGIKANIVIFHPNKWHFKIFKHSALVCIHAKMNFFNGIWQFINPKIVKNIGQIVPKYQISSIKDESIKKLILKYVNEANLKALNLEQKYINLLLNLHNYDDLTLYENFNVIVKDLKYIEIFNHLRRLKGKKISQNAYEIELFDISSWLKGLEFNPTNDQLLAIEDIKKDLQNKVAKRRVVMGDVGCGKTLVILAASLLVYPKKAILMAPTSILAEQIYHEAKRLLPDFVNVLLLKGGKKDKDLAKLKEQAHFIIGTHALIHQEEFEAVLVMIDEQHRFGSNQRQKISELSKNSQYAPHIVQFSATPIPRTLSMIQSELVNFSFIKQMPFKKDIKTFCIQDKDFKYLLKKIDDELVKNHQVIIIYPLVNESENIDYLSLEQAQGYWINKYKNVYVTHGKDKNKDQILQEFREKGTILLSTTVVEVGISLPRLSVIVVVGAERLGLATLHQLRGRVGRVGLESFCYLYTKQKEIPSRLLEFAKTLDGFKIAELDLKNRLSGDLLDGRVQHGNHFKFFDFADDEELVLKAKESIKNMEKENG
- a CDS encoding M16 family metallopeptidase translates to MLNLDFNNTKIDIIYEYENELPVVFFKLIFKNSGKIAEKHNRGCASMFARLLNEGSNDEFFKSLEYRAIELYAKASFEHFQISIKCLKEHFDFALEKLQELFLNVRFDEKILQRLKTLALGELASLNTDYDYQAKRLLNKNVFKDEIFASGLDGTKESIEKISLKELQDFMSENLVLDNALFVFGGDIKEDEAKIKVEKICQILKRNVPNQNKSYKLVDESIEVSEQKSTEQAYIYFCSPFNIQINDEKMYLAKLALFILGQGGFGSRLMEEVRVKRGLAYSAYAMLDVNLNYSRVFGYLQTKNESSNEAKTLVKEVFENFVQNGVNEKEFQLAKQFLVGSMPLRYESLAKRLDIMLNEYLHGLKLGNLKEEMQKIKNTTLNELNDFIKAHSEITKVSFASIENES